The window CGCTGCGTGTATTGCTCTTGTGTCGAGTCGATGCCGCTGCGGGCGGTTTGTTTTGTACGGGCTGGTGTCTTGCGCACGGCCCGATCAAAGGGAGTTCCGATGCTTTCGTTTGTTCTGAAGCGGCTCGGCCTGCTGATCCCGACCTTCTTCGGCATCACGCTGATCACCTTCGGGCTGATCCGCATGATTCCGGGCGATCCGGTCGAGGTGATGATGGGCGAGCGCCGGGTGGACCCGGTCATGCATGCCGAAGCCATGCACCGGCTGGGTCTCGACAAGCCCTTGCCTGCGCAGTATTTCGATTACGTCAGCAGTCTGGCTCAGGGCAATTTCGGTGAATCGCTGGTCACACGCGAGAGCGTGTGGAAAGAATTCGTCACCCTGTTTCCGGCTACGGTCGAGCTGTCTGCTGCGGCCATGCTGTTCGCCATCGTGCTGGGCCTGCTGGCCGGAGTGCTGGCGGCCATCAAGCGTGGCTCGATTTTCGACCATGGCGTGATGGGCCTGTCGCTGACCGGGTTTTCGATGCCGATTTTCTGGTGGGGCCTGATCCTCATCATGTTTTTCTCGGTATCGCTAGGCTGGACGCCAGTGTCCGGGCGGATCGACCTGATGTACGACATCGAGCCGCAGACCGGCTTCATGCTGATCGACACCTGGCGTGCCGAAATGCTGGACCCGGAACTCAACGCCGGCGCTTTCCGCGATGCGCTGATGCACCTGATCCTGCCGGCGATCGTGCTGGGTACCATCCCGCTGGCGGTGATCGCCCGCATGACCCGCTCTTCCATGCTTGAGGTCCTGCGCGAGGACTACATCCGCACGGCGCGCGCCAAGGGCCTGAGTCCGCTGCGGGTGGTGTTCGTGCATGCGCTGCGCAATGCGCTGATCCCGGTCCTGACCGTCATCGGCCTGCAGGTCGGCGTCCTTCTGGCTGGCGCCGTGCTGACCGAAACCATCTTTTCCTGGCCTGGCATCGGCAAATGGCTGATCGA of the Laribacter hongkongensis DSM 14985 genome contains:
- a CDS encoding ABC transporter permease subunit produces the protein MLSFVLKRLGLLIPTFFGITLITFGLIRMIPGDPVEVMMGERRVDPVMHAEAMHRLGLDKPLPAQYFDYVSSLAQGNFGESLVTRESVWKEFVTLFPATVELSAAAMLFAIVLGLLAGVLAAIKRGSIFDHGVMGLSLTGFSMPIFWWGLILIMFFSVSLGWTPVSGRIDLMYDIEPQTGFMLIDTWRAEMLDPELNAGAFRDALMHLILPAIVLGTIPLAVIARMTRSSMLEVLREDYIRTARAKGLSPLRVVFVHALRNALIPVLTVIGLQVGVLLAGAVLTETIFSWPGIGKWLIDAISRRDYPVVQNGILIVATLVIIVNFTVDILYGVANPRIRHQK